One window from the genome of Leptospira ryugenii encodes:
- a CDS encoding class I SAM-dependent methyltransferase, with amino-acid sequence MKYFQFQNHPKFLNYYEICKITGVLRYLPAKSREYGDTYFMEEYQNQYHKTYYDDEPNLRSLAKRRLAVLKSLEPEGFTGKTLLEVGSAAGFFLDEARFAGYRVEGLELSSQEVAYSIDKLGLDVKKKSVLDIGVKEWANRFDAIACFFVIEHISDIEGIWERMEAWLKPGAYLFLAVPSFFGPSFQTNPSFWLQTHPEDHFYDYDVNSLKKLLSILGFRMKYARPMSYHQKRDLGLLGKLPTWAFKRFSNLMCYGDTIEVVFQKK; translated from the coding sequence CTGAAGTACTTTCAATTCCAAAACCATCCCAAGTTTTTGAACTACTACGAAATATGTAAAATAACAGGTGTATTGCGTTATTTACCTGCAAAGTCGCGAGAGTATGGTGATACATATTTCATGGAAGAATACCAAAATCAGTATCATAAAACCTACTATGATGATGAACCAAACCTCCGATCCTTAGCTAAAAGACGGCTCGCTGTATTAAAAAGTTTAGAACCAGAAGGATTTACTGGAAAGACCTTATTGGAAGTCGGCTCTGCTGCTGGTTTTTTTTTGGATGAAGCAAGGTTTGCTGGGTACCGTGTGGAGGGCTTAGAACTCTCCTCCCAAGAGGTGGCATATTCGATCGATAAACTAGGGTTAGATGTTAAGAAAAAGTCAGTTCTCGATATTGGGGTAAAGGAATGGGCAAACCGGTTTGATGCCATTGCTTGTTTTTTTGTCATTGAGCACATTTCCGACATCGAAGGGATCTGGGAAAGAATGGAGGCTTGGCTAAAGCCAGGTGCTTATTTATTCCTTGCTGTTCCCTCCTTTTTTGGGCCAAGCTTTCAAACAAATCCATCATTTTGGCTGCAAACCCATCCAGAAGACCACTTTTACGACTACGATGTAAACTCCTTGAAAAAACTCTTGTCAATCCTTGGCTTTAGAATGAAATATGCTAGACCCATGTCGTATCACCAAAAGAGGGATCTCGGTCTTCTCGGTAAGCTCCCCACTTGGGCATTTAAACGATTCTCAAATTTAATGTGCTATGGAGACACCATTGAAGTCGTCTTCCAAAAAAAATAA
- a CDS encoding tetratricopeptide repeat protein, with product MDPIRRNRFKIEEDWNNSQPSYYKEDPYLRRLDERDRESTYESTTETNRPILNFLFWATLIILVCAVCSAAVYYFYYYKKTNPESIANQLNDPKIDKRSLELLIDKAYLPKDSIRPGLANCLNSYYDRYVNKAFRVCEEFLNTPESDEDKSIALTVLGVMFDEAGRYPSAIERLEKAVQYDQKNYFAYYNLALAFKHSGKFEEARKAAAKAKEIAPNDARIALLTGNLYQEIGDPTAAIQAYREGQSLAPSDPVLTYNLAISYYKQGKIPEAIEEFQKVGQLSPNSHAAALSYGHLGSIFYGREDYDRADYYFREAVRLKPSDAKSYYNLGLIQLKKKNPEEAARYFQKALDTGAQDAEVYRYIAEAFVTMGQPSMAIQALKKGLLLKPSDVDTMFALSELYYKKGELIEAESLYRRIIRLTPGDSYTETAYVNLGIILDEMERFQDSIQAFEAVIALNPKSLSARYNAGLAYLHAGMPTKAIENFRKAQAIDASHIPSRIAIADYYAENRFYREAIAEYEEILHEKEDLSEARLKLADVYLNVKSYDAAEKHLLYLLNHAKEGAEIKQAHRKLALVYANSGASDSRVKAKEEAFRASHMDPGDMESKLVLAKILIDSGSLLDREKAIEELILITRSDAGPTVLAKAHNYLGVCYFKNGEFKRAIAEFQSAMDMNPSLTEAYENKRAARAQYEKSLENKKRDFF from the coding sequence ATGGACCCAATCCGAAGAAATAGATTCAAAATTGAAGAAGACTGGAATAATTCACAACCTAGTTATTATAAGGAAGACCCTTACCTGCGCAGATTGGATGAGAGAGACCGCGAGTCGACTTATGAATCCACCACTGAAACAAACAGACCAATTCTAAATTTTCTATTTTGGGCCACTCTCATCATACTCGTTTGTGCAGTTTGTTCGGCTGCAGTATACTACTTTTATTATTATAAAAAGACCAATCCCGAATCTATCGCAAATCAATTAAATGACCCAAAGATCGATAAACGATCTTTGGAGCTTCTTATCGATAAAGCCTATCTTCCAAAAGATTCAATACGGCCTGGACTCGCCAATTGCTTAAATTCTTATTATGATCGTTATGTGAATAAAGCCTTTCGCGTCTGTGAAGAATTTCTAAATACACCGGAGTCTGATGAAGACAAATCCATTGCTTTAACCGTTCTAGGTGTTATGTTTGATGAGGCAGGTCGTTACCCTAGTGCCATTGAAAGATTGGAAAAAGCGGTTCAATATGACCAAAAAAACTATTTCGCATATTATAATTTAGCTTTGGCATTTAAACACTCAGGAAAATTCGAGGAAGCTCGAAAAGCGGCCGCCAAGGCTAAGGAAATCGCACCGAATGATGCAAGGATTGCACTGCTCACAGGAAATCTCTACCAAGAAATTGGAGACCCCACCGCTGCCATCCAAGCCTATCGCGAAGGCCAGTCTCTTGCGCCAAGCGATCCCGTATTGACATACAACTTAGCGATTAGTTATTACAAACAAGGAAAGATCCCAGAAGCTATCGAAGAGTTCCAGAAAGTAGGGCAATTATCACCTAATTCACATGCAGCGGCACTTTCTTATGGACACCTAGGTTCCATTTTCTATGGAAGAGAGGACTATGACAGAGCTGATTACTACTTTCGGGAAGCAGTTCGATTAAAACCAAGTGATGCCAAATCCTACTACAATTTAGGACTTATCCAACTTAAGAAAAAGAATCCTGAAGAAGCTGCTCGTTATTTTCAAAAGGCCCTGGATACTGGTGCCCAGGATGCGGAAGTGTATCGTTACATTGCTGAGGCTTTTGTAACTATGGGACAGCCTTCCATGGCAATCCAAGCACTGAAAAAAGGACTATTGCTAAAGCCCTCCGATGTGGACACAATGTTCGCACTCTCTGAGTTATATTACAAAAAAGGTGAGTTAATTGAGGCAGAGTCCCTCTATAGGAGAATCATACGCCTAACTCCTGGCGACTCCTACACTGAGACAGCATACGTAAATTTAGGAATCATTCTGGATGAGATGGAGAGATTCCAAGATTCTATCCAAGCCTTCGAGGCGGTGATTGCACTCAATCCCAAAAGTCTTTCCGCAAGATACAATGCAGGCCTAGCCTATCTTCATGCGGGTATGCCAACCAAAGCTATCGAAAATTTTCGAAAGGCACAGGCAATCGATGCCAGCCACATCCCGAGTCGCATTGCGATTGCTGATTATTATGCCGAGAATCGTTTTTACAGAGAGGCCATTGCTGAATACGAAGAGATACTTCACGAAAAAGAAGATCTTTCGGAGGCGAGGCTAAAACTTGCTGATGTGTATTTGAATGTTAAGAGTTATGATGCCGCAGAAAAGCATTTGCTTTATCTTCTAAATCATGCAAAAGAAGGCGCAGAAATCAAACAGGCTCACCGTAAGTTAGCGCTTGTTTATGCAAATAGTGGTGCCAGTGATTCTAGAGTGAAGGCAAAAGAGGAGGCCTTTCGTGCTTCCCATATGGATCCAGGTGATATGGAATCTAAACTCGTCCTTGCCAAAATTTTAATTGATTCAGGCTCTTTACTCGACCGAGAAAAAGCCATTGAAGAATTGATCCTCATCACTAGATCCGATGCAGGGCCAACTGTTCTCGCGAAAGCTCATAATTATCTAGGGGTATGTTACTTTAAAAATGGTGAGTTCAAAAGGGCCATTGCAGAGTTCCAATCAGCTATGGATATGAATCCGTCCTTAACAGAAGCTTATGAGAACAAACGAGCGGCACGGGCTCAATATGAAAAATCGTTAGAGAACAAAAAACGGGATTTTTTCTGA
- the nusB gene encoding transcription antitermination factor NusB produces the protein MSSRHRGRSIALMCLYQIDLVGTEPARAMKFDWYDKKISKEEKDYAVFLVKGVVENKESIDTLIKKYSENWELSRISVVNRCILRLSILSLQNEPFLAGPVVINEAVELTKEFETEESAQFINGLLDAFYKKEILANQKTSENGPNPKK, from the coding sequence ATGAGTAGCCGCCATAGAGGCAGATCCATAGCTCTTATGTGTCTCTACCAAATTGATCTGGTAGGGACAGAGCCAGCCAGGGCCATGAAATTCGACTGGTACGACAAAAAAATCTCCAAAGAAGAAAAGGATTACGCCGTCTTTCTCGTGAAAGGAGTGGTGGAAAATAAGGAATCGATCGATACTCTAATAAAGAAGTATTCCGAAAACTGGGAGTTGTCTAGGATCTCGGTGGTGAATCGCTGCATCTTACGTTTGTCAATCTTGAGTTTACAGAATGAACCTTTTTTGGCAGGGCCTGTAGTGATCAACGAAGCAGTGGAACTGACAAAGGAATTCGAAACCGAAGAGTCAGCCCAATTCATCAACGGTTTGTTAGATGCTTTTTACAAAAAGGAGATTCTGGCAAATCAGAAAACTAGTGAGAATGGACCCAATCCGAAGAAATAG
- the ribH gene encoding 6,7-dimethyl-8-ribityllumazine synthase, with translation MTYQRLEGSRIGNGQKHCIIVSKFNEFITESLLKGALDAFRQHGIAESDLTVVYVPGAYELPATVSKVLSSKKFSFSSIVCLGAVIRGATSHYDLVSGEAAKVGAISQTAGVPVIFGVITTETIEQAIERAGTKAGNKGYEAATTAIEMANLFTQIG, from the coding sequence ATGACATACCAGAGATTGGAAGGATCCAGAATCGGAAACGGGCAAAAACATTGCATCATCGTTTCTAAGTTCAACGAGTTCATTACAGAAAGTCTCCTCAAGGGAGCTCTCGATGCCTTTCGGCAACACGGAATAGCTGAGTCAGATTTGACTGTGGTATATGTTCCTGGTGCCTACGAGTTACCGGCGACTGTAAGCAAAGTCCTAAGTTCTAAAAAGTTTTCCTTTTCATCCATTGTTTGTTTAGGAGCGGTGATCCGCGGAGCCACTTCTCACTATGATTTGGTGTCGGGTGAGGCAGCAAAGGTTGGAGCCATCTCCCAAACGGCTGGGGTCCCCGTAATCTTTGGTGTGATTACCACAGAAACGATAGAACAAGCGATCGAAAGAGCGGGCACCAAGGCAGGAAACAAGGGTTACGAGGCAGCCACTACTGCTATCGAAATGGCAAATCTCTTCACGCAGATCGGATGA
- a CDS encoding SET domain-containing protein — MKKKQTVSRKTKGKKTKRKPVVYTAHDFIVKESSIPGIGMGLFPKQTLFKGDTIGYYTGRIITDEEAESPKYVDSKYLLWICKDWWIYGEGRESNYTRYINHSSKPNAELITSVRWKTARFKALKKIEEGEEIFFDYGSDYWDNVDFKPK, encoded by the coding sequence ATGAAAAAGAAACAGACTGTTTCCCGTAAAACCAAAGGTAAAAAGACAAAACGTAAACCTGTTGTATACACCGCCCATGATTTCATCGTCAAAGAGTCCTCGATTCCCGGCATTGGCATGGGTCTTTTTCCCAAACAGACCCTATTCAAAGGAGATACCATTGGTTATTACACAGGGCGCATCATCACAGATGAAGAAGCAGAATCTCCGAAATATGTAGATTCCAAATATCTATTGTGGATTTGCAAAGATTGGTGGATCTATGGAGAAGGAAGAGAGTCGAATTACACACGTTATATTAACCATTCTTCCAAACCAAATGCAGAGCTTATTACTTCCGTGCGTTGGAAAACTGCCAGATTCAAGGCTTTGAAGAAAATTGAAGAGGGGGAAGAAATCTTTTTTGATTATGGAAGCGACTATTGGGACAATGTGGACTTCAAACCAAAATAA
- a CDS encoding glycoside hydrolase family 57 protein, translating to MKGYLVFLLHAHLPFVRHENAQIPFIEENWLNEAILETYIPLLRVFRNLKKENVPFKITMSFTPTLSTMLVDPYLQNRFRTYIKNLIALSKSETKRTSGDPHLNYLSKYYKEHFEDTEAIFEELGGDLTKGFLPFFESGSLELITSPATHGFLPLYESEPSIIRSQLRNGRRTFRRIWGRDPKGIWLSECGYAPGLEEALDREGFRYFFVDSHGITHAEPRPKYGVYAPVEVGNGIFAFGRDPESSKQVWSSIDGYPGDFRYREYYRDIGHDLEYEYIQKYLHANGIRINTGIKYFRITGKTPAKDHYHPDWAMEACGQHADDFLRNRIRQAEWLYSQNGQAASILSPYDAELFGHWWYEGPQFIEFLFKKIHFDQCTIRLAHPLEVVRLLPRVQSVHMKMSSWGENGYGDVWLNGTNDWIYEHIFSLSITMQEYAHAYKHEMDEWKLRVLQQMGRELLLLQSSDWAFIMKTQTMVDYAIRRTNVHCNLFLFLKDMLDRGQIDREKLQQIERENPIFPDLLLQDFQ from the coding sequence ATGAAAGGTTATCTGGTTTTTTTATTGCATGCCCATCTACCTTTTGTTCGGCATGAAAATGCACAGATACCATTTATAGAAGAGAATTGGTTGAATGAAGCCATTCTAGAAACATACATCCCATTGTTGCGAGTCTTTCGGAACCTAAAAAAAGAGAATGTTCCTTTTAAAATAACAATGTCTTTCACGCCGACATTGTCCACAATGCTCGTCGACCCATACCTCCAAAATCGATTTAGAACTTATATCAAAAATCTCATTGCACTCTCAAAATCCGAGACCAAAAGAACAAGCGGTGATCCTCACCTCAATTATCTATCCAAATACTACAAAGAACACTTTGAAGATACTGAAGCCATATTCGAGGAATTAGGTGGTGATCTTACGAAGGGATTCTTACCTTTCTTTGAATCTGGTTCCTTGGAGTTAATCACTAGCCCAGCAACCCATGGATTTTTACCTTTGTATGAATCCGAACCAAGCATCATTCGATCCCAGTTACGAAATGGGCGGCGTACCTTCCGACGTATCTGGGGCCGCGATCCTAAAGGGATTTGGCTTTCCGAATGTGGTTATGCACCGGGTCTTGAGGAAGCTCTCGACCGTGAGGGATTCCGGTATTTTTTTGTGGATAGCCATGGCATTACCCATGCTGAACCTCGGCCTAAGTACGGAGTGTATGCACCTGTAGAAGTAGGGAACGGGATCTTCGCCTTTGGACGAGACCCTGAAAGCTCTAAACAAGTTTGGAGCTCAATCGACGGATATCCAGGCGACTTCCGCTACAGAGAGTACTACCGAGATATTGGCCATGATTTGGAATATGAGTACATCCAAAAGTATTTACATGCGAATGGTATCCGGATCAATACGGGCATTAAGTACTTTCGGATCACGGGCAAAACCCCGGCGAAAGACCATTACCATCCAGATTGGGCCATGGAAGCCTGTGGACAACATGCGGATGATTTTTTAAGAAATCGAATTCGGCAAGCAGAATGGCTCTATTCGCAGAATGGACAAGCGGCGTCGATCTTATCACCGTATGATGCGGAGTTATTTGGCCACTGGTGGTATGAAGGCCCACAATTCATAGAGTTTCTCTTTAAGAAGATTCATTTTGACCAATGCACAATTCGATTGGCACATCCTTTGGAGGTGGTCAGACTCTTGCCAAGAGTACAATCTGTTCACATGAAAATGTCCAGCTGGGGTGAAAATGGATATGGAGACGTTTGGTTAAACGGTACAAACGATTGGATTTACGAACACATATTTTCCCTATCGATCACAATGCAGGAGTATGCGCATGCTTACAAACATGAGATGGATGAATGGAAACTTCGAGTTCTACAACAGATGGGCCGTGAACTCCTTCTACTCCAAAGCAGTGATTGGGCCTTTATCATGAAAACCCAGACAATGGTTGACTATGCGATTCGCCGAACCAATGTTCATTGCAATCTATTTTTGTTTTTGAAGGACATGTTGGACCGAGGCCAGATCGATCGGGAAAAGCTCCAACAAATTGAAAGGGAAAACCCTATTTTTCCTGACCTCCTCCTGCAGGACTTCCAATAG